GGTCCAAAAGAAGAGTTTCACCACAGTTCCTTGGCCCTTGAGTCCAGTAGTAGATTGAGGAGAGAATGGACATAGCTGAGGCAGAGACTGCCCTGAGAGCATCTTCTatacttccctcctccctccccagtttTTGGAGCAGGATTCCAGAACCTGACTTGCCAGGGCTAGTCCCAATCTTGTCTCCCAACCCTGTGCCTGCCACAAATCCTCCCCAAACAAGTTGTTTTCATTATGGAAAGTCTATGGGGGAAACAGGGACAGAGATGACAAGAACCCTTCCCCCAAACTAAGGCAGAGGGCACTGGAAAGAGTGACAATGACAGAAACCTGGTAGGTCGGGTGGGGGGAGGCCCAAAGACATAGAGGCCCATTGTACAtggaggggaaggagggccaTAGGCCCTGTCCTGTGACACTGACTGTGCCGAGCCAAGGGACATGGGAAAGAGATGCTTGCCCCCTCAGGACAGATGAGACCCAAAGGCCCTGCTAAGTCCTAGAAAGGGAGGggcaaacaaaagacaaacagtaCTTGCAGAGCCACAGGACAAGGAAAAGCAGTCCAGTTTCTTCAACTCTGCCCCCAGGCTACAACAGGGTCACAGAAGAGGGGTGGCAATAACAGGAGATGCAGGAGGCCCTTAACCAGACTCCTAAATACTCCACCCAGGCAGACTTCATGTCCCAGTTAACacttctggaaaaaataaagggaCATGGCAAGATCCAAGGAGGACATTTAGAAGTCTTGTATACCATCCTAAAATGCTGTGAAGATTTTGAATTTTCCCTATGTCAGGCCTCCAGAAAATTCTTGTCCTTGAGACTTGTGCCAATGAATGGAACaaagaggaataaagaaagacaaggaggaaCCCATCTTTCTGCTCCAAACATATGCTTTCCACCTCTCCAACAACTTGGGCCTCAGGTAGGAGAATCTCAGCCAGAGGGTATcctcagagagaagagaaaaagaagggccAAAGGCAAAATAGAAAGGGTTACACACTTAGGGATACTGAAAGGCCTTTATTGCCCACCAGCCACTGGCAGTTTCCCAGCCACGTGCTGGGCCCTCTGGGTCTCTCCAACTAACCCCGAGGGCCTGTGAAACGCAACAACAGTCCAGTCCAGGTCTCTCCTTCTGGGGGACCAACGTGCAATCTGGGGCAGACACTGTGGGAGAGCGGCCTCAGAGTCAGGGGGGCAGGAGGACTAAGCAGCATTCCCTGTGAAGAAGGACAGGAGAGAGGGCCCCTCTTGGCACCCACCACGGAGGGTTGCCCCAACGaggagggcagggtgggagggacTCACTAAATTACTTAGTGGATGACACCAGTGGCAAAGAGCACAATGAAGAGGATGATGATAAAAACAACCACACAGATGAGGACGATCATCTTCACATTCTTCCACCAGAATTTCCGAGCCACCTTCTGTGCTGTTGTCTTGAAGTGCTCCGACTATTGGGGAGAAGGTAGAGTGACCCAGTGCCTCCTACCACTGGAACAAGAGTACAAACAGAGGCCCACAGCCATATATCTCAATATCTAAGTGATAAGTTGATGTTACCTCAGACTGTTAAACAAAAAATGTTCTGTCCTTCTACCTTGACAAACACACCTTCATAACAATCTAGTGAGCCAAGTTCAAATTCAGAATCCTTAGGTTCCCCCTggccctctgcctgcctgccccctTCGCTTCCTGTTCCTGCACTGTCATGCCCACTGAGGGGCCTTTTACCCAGGAGTGAGACACTGGCATGATCCACCCTTGGGCAGCAGACACTGGGGCCACAGGGTACATCCTCCAGGTGGGCTCATCTCCCCGGTTCCAGACCCCTTGCTCTTTGGGGACTGCTAAAGATGGAGCAGGGACCAGGGCAGTACAGGGGTTGAAAGTGAGGGAAACTATGCTTCCTCTTGCAACTCCAGTTGCAGAAATTAAGTTTCCCCAGGCCTTTCCCTTGTTCCCCAGATTAGTGGAAAGAAACATTAAGTCCCAGGGAGACAAAGAAACTATACCCAAGATTACACACAGGACTCAGAAAGTCACAGCCCATCTCTCCCATGGACAAGGAACCATAGGCATCTATCTGCCTTTGCTGAACTTTACAATTACTCTCTCCCTAAGCAGCTGGCTTGGGCACTGGctaaagagagagaagaatgaaGTCTAGCAAGATGTGTGGGAGATATTATTCTAGGCTTCAGTAGCAGAGGACCCCAGGATCAAAGAATTTCACTGCTGTATccagcttttttttaaagctgattcAGCAAAACTAGCAGTTTTCCACTCCCTGCCTAATACTTCCTGGAGAAGGCCAAAGGCGGTAGAAGGATTTTCCAGAGCCAATACTTTTACCCTGGGGAGGTCAGGTCTGAATGATTTTCAAGGGCAGCCTTTAAAGGGAAAATCAGTTTCACAGGAAAGGAGCCTAAGAGTGCCCAGGCTAACTGATCCATCCATCTGCCTCAGAAAATGCCTGCATGGGTCAGCTCCCACCCCCCAACTCCAGTCATTGGATCCATTCCCTGGACCCCAGTACCAGTCAGTGGAGTGGAGCAGAATCAGAAGTGGACACTCAATCAACTCCCAAAACAGGTAAAAAGGCAGACTTctctccttttcatttcattttgcccCCAACACCACCAGCCCGCAACCCCCCAACAATCCCTCCCCCCTTCCTCTAACTCCCAGAGGGCTCCCCTTCTCACTGTGGCTTCTAGATCCTCTGTCTTGTTGCGGAGCTGGTCCAAGTTTTCTCCTCGAGCCAGGATCCGCTCCACATTCTGGGTCATAATATTCTTGACACCCTCTACCTCACTCTGCAGATTCCGCACACGATCATTTCCTCCACCTCCACTGGCCTCCTCCTGGGCAGCAACACAGGGTTAATTAGGCCGAGTGGTAAGAACTGAGACTCAACCTCAGAGGCCAAAGGAGGGGAAGACCTAAGGTGGCCTTTAACTTTTTGTAATGCTTGAACTGTTTACAAAGCACATGTTTTCATGTATTAAGTCATGTAATCAAaagtaaatgcatttttaagTCCCATAAAGTGAGAGCTGATGCTAGACAGACTAGACGAAACTTCTTTCCAGGTTCTCAGGGCTCCTGACAAGGAAAAGAAGCACACTACTAAATCCCTC
This genomic interval from Manis javanica isolate MJ-LG chromosome 1, MJ_LKY, whole genome shotgun sequence contains the following:
- the LOC108405893 gene encoding vesicle-associated membrane protein 8 isoform X3; translated protein: MEEASGGGGNDRVRNLQSEVEGVKNIMTQNVERILARGENLDQLRNKTEDLEATSEHFKTTAQKVARKFWWKNVKMIVLICVVVFIIILFIVLFATGVIH